From Neoarius graeffei isolate fNeoGra1 chromosome 27, fNeoGra1.pri, whole genome shotgun sequence:
CACTCACTGTGTTTAATTTCATATGCTGAGCCTAAATATCTATCCTAATGAATCTAACTGATGACGCATTCAAAGGATAAAGGTGCACCTTGAGTCAAATAGAGGAAAGTCTTTCATTTGAGGCATAAAGGTTCATCAGCTGTTCAAACAAAACAACCCAACTCCAAAATGGTGATATTTTTCACTTCTACATGCCAAATCATGATGTTCTTGGCgtgttatatattatttaccagctggaggtgaaataccgtgaccgtggTCTTGAAAATAGaggcctcggtcatggtatttcatgatacggaccgaccttaagctggtcaaTAATatatcttatttttttctttaccaaattctaacagaaaatgagagcgcccgaaagacaTGTTTAGAACAAACCCGCtactcggctttctcctgaaatgctttcttttatttcgtcttcgtcAGGGTAGTAAGACTCACTTTCGCTgtcaagactgtcgttatcgctatccatgctgtaaaattaatgctattatactgagaaatgcaaaaataaatgttgttgtgaacgagtgagtcgccaatcagagcgcatgatttgatggaaacagcactgcgaaaaaaataatgcatgttttcagaagtgttccaAGATCACCTCATGGAAAATCGCACCTTTTCTGTCAGGCCCTGAATggtcaataaatcataaatagttCTGTGTATTAATCATGTCCGAATAATAGGTTAGAGGTGACTTGTTCATTAGGAATTGTAAGAGAAAACATCCCCTGTGTAATCCAAGCAAGCTACACTCTGAGTCAAAAGCTGGCAACAGCAGTGATCGGACTCAATTTAAGCTTGCAACATGAACCAGAAGTCAGTCCAACACCAAGCGCTCTTGACTGATGGAGAGCTGCAGAGTTGGACACTTGTACACATCTTGAACTTGGTTTTATTTCTAGTTTGTCAGTTTTTTTTATAGGTTAACAAtgtttttctattattattaggtgAAAGAACTTGTGCTCGACAACTGTCGGTCAAATGAAGGCAAAATCGAAGGCCTTACAGACGAGTTTGAGGAGCTGGAGTTTTTAAGCACAATCAACGTCGGCTTAACTTCAGTCGCCAACTTGCCCAAGCTTAACAAactcaaaaaggtacaaacgtgttGCTCTTGTTGCATTAAACAAATGACTTATTAGAGCTTGCATTGATATTGTATTTGCATCTTTAAcaaatgatttttttcttttggaaATAGCTCGAGCTTAGTGATAACAGAATCTCGGGTGGTTTGGAGGTACTGGCAGAGAAATGTCCCAATCTCACCCATCTCAACCTTAGCGGCAACAAGATCAAAGATCTCAGCACCATCGAACCCCTGGTGAGTTTTAAGGCCACAGAGGCTGTGCATGTTTATGGAAATTACTGAATACTTTATTGACTTCCTGGGTTGCAGTATGTGTCTGCCCTGCACCATAGAATAAATATTAACTGTTGTAGACCCACAGGCTCTTCTTGTGTATCCATCCTTTGTGCTTTGTCATTAAACCCATATGCCAGTGTTATAGTGAAGCAGTCATAACATCAGAGTTCCCAGTCTAGTTTTATGGAACCATTTCTTTCTTCtaaacctatttatttatttaagcacAAGGCTGACATTAAACATGCCTTATACACTGGAGAAGCtaaactgtgtgtgtttttttttttttttttttaatatatttttttcttccccTGGTGGTTTAAATAGTAATATTCAAATGGCTAAAGACTACAATTTGCATTGTCGGCATAGTGTAACAATTTGGGCCTTAAATATATGTGCAAGCTACAACTGGTTTGTATTGTAATGTGCCTGTGGTGAGCGAAGGAAATTACACATTTAGCATtttttagagtttttttttttaaagcatttttaGACTATAATAAATGCATCATGCTCAGGTGAATTATCAAAATATACATTTCATGTTTTTGTATATAATAAACAATACATCGAATGATAAATATTTCCTGTTTCAACAGAAAAAATTGGAAAGCCTCAAAAGTTTAGACCTGTTCAACTGCGAGGTGACAAACTTAAATGACTACAGAGAAAATGTCTTTAAGCTACTGCCTCAGTTGACATATCTTGATGGTTATGACAAAGAGGATAAAGAGGCACCGGACTCTGACGCAGAGGCCTATGTCGagggattggatgatgatgaagaCGAAGATGATGGTATTGTTTATTCATTAACCACATGCACCATATGGCTACACAACATGTAATATAGTTTAGTTTAATAAAAGTTAATTCAGGAAAGTTAATATTTTTGCATTTGGTAGAAGTAGACGAGGAGGAGTATGATGAAGATGCAGCTCCAGGAGACGAAGATGAGGAGGAAGGAGACGAGGAAGATGAGGAGGAaggagaggaagaagaggaggaggatgttAGTGGAGAGGTGAATGCTGCAGCACTTGTGTATTTACATCTTTGATGTGTAATGTTGTTTAAAAGGAAAAGTGTTTTTCAATGCGAaggtttttttttgacaaatttcttgtgttaggaggaggaggaagaagacttAAATGATGGTGAAGTTGATGACGAGGATGACTACGGTAAGCAACTgaactgttttattattattttttaatttaaccaTTCTGAATTCGGCTACAAAACGAACATGCGTTTAAGGATGAGCACTCGGCATTAATATTCCTCAGTGTTTCAGTTGCAGTATGTTCTTAAAGGAGAATTTTACCTGTAATGGTTTTGTTAAAGGTCCAAATACAGCTGTATGTACTATTCCTATTTTGTTAAGGATGTAGATTAAAACCCATTATTTCCATTTGAAATAATACAAGAGCATGTAGTTTTACTACTAAAGGTCGTATAACAGCAAAATTGCTGCAGGTTAAGTGTGATCCTATTAAGTTTGCTTCCTAAAAGAAATATTAAGACTTGTTTTTAAAAGATCAGTCAAGTTTTACACTTTCAACaactaaaaatggtgatttttttttgggggggggttaacaTTGGTGGAATTCTCCTTTTAAGATGCACTTGTGATGTATTTaaaaacaaagtaaaaatatCCATCAGTGGTTTAAATCTCAGGAACTTTCATTGTAATATAATGtggtgttatttattttttaaaaatttgttgCAGAGGAGGAGAGGGGACAGAAGAGGAAAAGGGAGTTGGATGAAGAAGGAGAGGAGGATGACGACTGAACATGCACTCTCGGGTTCCCTTTGTGATCTGACTGTTTTAACCCTCTGTTTCTATGTCCTAATGTCATTTTGCGGTGGTTTGGGGAGGTATGCAAATGGTAGGGGTGGGTTAGTAGATATACGAGGACACCGTTTaaatattagggttttttttgtttgttttttttaaactttgacccCATTCTTTTTCTCTTAAACCTCTACAGACGGCTGGCAACACAGTGGAAATTTCCTATTGTCCGAAACAAAACTGAGTTTGCTCTTTGtaatttttattttccctttactgTTGATGCCTATACAGATTGCTGGGTATGACTTATGTATTTAAATGACAAAAAATACCAAAAACCTTTTAAAAACAGCATGTCTGGCTCTATTTTAAATTTGACTACTGGATTTCAAGAGGGTTTTCTTAcccacatttttttaaaaaatcacacttttttttttttttttttctttttgtgtacaTTGCGTCTCTTTCGTGTTATCGTCATCATGTGACGTGCTGTTCAGGCACGGAGGAGGCATCGGAACCTGCACAGTACAACCTCTcaatgtgattattattattattattattattatatatttttttttaatgtttagaaCTGAATGTCTGCCCTTGTCAAATGACTCCTAGAACCCCTTTCTCCTTGCGTGGATAGTTCAGAGGTCTCGTGTTCTTTGTAAATAATGaccaaatatatttttttctattcCCTTTGATAACGGCAGACATCTTTCACCATTAATCTCAGTTGTAACAGTTAACTGTAATAAAACAAATGAAAACACATGCTGCTGTAAAGTAATTGTGGCAAGCAGTGATCCAGCAGAATGTACTGAGCTCATGACAGTGAAACCCCTTTGATTTCTCCATCCAGATCATTAGTTAGTACATTATTGTGTAATGAAACTTGCACAACTGTGTCTAGTCTCACTACATATAAGTTTTTAGAAAGTTCCATCAAAATCAGCCTTTCGGTGAAATTGTAAGCTCAGGGAAAGGATTTTAGCTTgtgtgggtttgttttttttggggggtctttttttttccctggatATGTGTGAATATTCAGAGATACTTTTGGGTTATTTTAAAGTGAAGGAATTCTGAGCTGTTGGATGGTTCGAAATTCTacatttttgtgtttttttttttttttttttcttttcttcccctCAGTCTGGATATTTTGTAAATATTCAGAGATGATATTGAAGTTATTTAAAGCAAAGGCATTCTGACC
This genomic window contains:
- the anp32a gene encoding acidic leucine-rich nuclear phosphoprotein 32 family member A, with product MDMKKRIHLELRNRTPSDVKELVLDNCRSNEGKIEGLTDEFEELEFLSTINVGLTSVANLPKLNKLKKLELSDNRISGGLEVLAEKCPNLTHLNLSGNKIKDLSTIEPLKKLESLKSLDLFNCEVTNLNDYRENVFKLLPQLTYLDGYDKEDKEAPDSDAEAYVEGLDDDEDEDDEVDEEEYDEDAAPGDEDEEEGDEEDEEEGEEEEEEDVSGEEEEEEDLNDGEVDDEDDYEEERGQKRKRELDEEGEEDDD